The following proteins are encoded in a genomic region of Triticum dicoccoides isolate Atlit2015 ecotype Zavitan chromosome 1B, WEW_v2.0, whole genome shotgun sequence:
- the LOC119336193 gene encoding mitochondrial inner membrane protein OXA1-like gives MAFAARRSLASRFSHHLTRRLHPSVPHLLSRSNDDEPPSPSSQPQPLPSFRSQLPPASRAAQTLHHLLPFSLQHSGLPHRGFSSSAPAPDPPGEVDAAASVLVDAAEAVASSVPAPFPGEVAAAAADSFFPVAALQYLIDYVHTFTGLNWWACIALTTVLIRTATIPVLVSQLKSTQKLNAIKPEMEAIKDAMDSTDPKAALEGKYKMTALFQKHGVSPFSPLKGILIQGPMFMSFFFAINNMVEKVPSMKGGGVFWFTDLTTPDPLYICPVLAALTFLATVELNLQEGMEGNSMAGKMKTFSRGMALMTVPFTMNFAKGIFCYWVTSNLFSLVYGIVMRRPAVRKLFNLPAWEAPSAPALNSALNMFGGSKAVPSEKSPLALTAAQQSSLEKPDAAALGYRVKNLEKKGKSRGKSRKRR, from the exons ATGGCGTTCGCCGCGCGGAGGAGCCTCGCCTCCCGCTTCTCCCACCACCTCACCCGCCGCCTCCACCCATCCGTCCCGCATCTGCTCTCCCGCTCCAACGACGATGAGCCCCCGAGCCCCTCATCTCAGCCACAGCCACTCCCGTCATTCCGCTCCCAGCTCCCGCCCGCTTCCAGAGCAGCCCAAACCCTACACCACCTCCTCCCCTTCTCTCTCCAACACTCGGGGCTACCTCACCGCGGCTTCTCCTCCTCCGCCCCCGCTCCGGACCCACCCGGAGAGGTTGATGCTGCCGCGAGCGTCCTTGTCGACGCCGCGGAGGCGGTTGCTTCGTCGGTGCCGGCGCCGTTCCCGGGGGAggtggcagccgccgccgccgactccttCTTCCCCGTCGCCGCGCTGCAGTACCTCATTGACTACGTACATACCTTCACCGGTCTCAACTG GTGGGCTTGTATCGCGTTAACGACGGTGCTGATCCGGACCGCGACGATACCAGTGCTGGTTAGCCAGCTGAAGTCCACCCAGAAGCTAAAT GCAATAAAACCAGAGATGGAAGCCATTAAGGATGCAATGGAT AGTACGGATCCAAAAGCAGCGTTAGAGGGGAAGTATAAAATGACCGCACTCTTTCAAAA GCATGGTGTTAGTCCATTTAGTCCACTAAAAGGAATTCTAATCCAAGGGCCAATGTTCATGAGCTTTTTCTTTGCT ATAAATAACATGGTTGAGAAAGTCCCTTCAATGAAAGGAGGAGGAGTATTTTGGTTTACTGATCTGACAACCCCGGATCCTCTTTACATCTGTCCTGTGTTAGCAGCACTGACCTTCTTGGCCACAGTGGAG CTTAACCTGCAGGAAGGAATGGAGGGCAATTCTATGGCCGGTAAAATGAAGACATTTTCTAGAGGAATGGCACTCATGACAGTCCCATTCACAATGAATTTTGCCAAG GGAATTTTCTGTTACTGGGTCACGTCGAACTTGTTCTCCCTCGTTTATGGTATTG TTATGCGTCGACCCGCTGTGAGGAAGTTGTTTAATCTTCCTGCTTGGGAAGCTCCGTCTGCACCCGCACTGAATTCAGCCTTGAATATGTTTGGTGGATCCAAGGCAGTACCTTCAGAAAAGTCACCTTTAGCACTCACGGCAGCCCAGCAATCTTCTTTGGAGAAACCTGATGCTGCCGCTCTTGGGTATCGGGTAAAAAATCTTGAAAAGAAGGGGAAATCTAGAGGCAAATCTCGGAAGCGCAGGTAA